The Gemmatimonadaceae bacterium genome has a segment encoding these proteins:
- a CDS encoding DUF2238 domain-containing protein — protein MSNLVSEARSRNSSLPSRGSLVVMYARGIRFSPLAYLLMAFLPYWHTVGGHYTFERVPFDWFDRAFGFQRNMFDRVGHFSVGFFAFGILEYLLSRNAMSRTLACLFAIFAIGFVAMSYELIEWLYAAYGGNAAAGANFLGSQGDVWDTQKDMLMDTLGAIATVVLFLVVRRPRPQRIDA, from the coding sequence GTGAGCAATCTCGTATCTGAAGCTCGATCTCGAAACTCGTCGCTGCCGTCTCGCGGCTCGCTCGTCGTTATGTATGCGCGCGGGATTCGGTTCTCTCCCCTTGCCTATCTGCTCATGGCGTTCCTTCCGTACTGGCACACGGTGGGCGGCCACTACACGTTCGAGCGCGTGCCGTTCGACTGGTTCGATCGCGCGTTCGGATTTCAGCGCAACATGTTCGACCGCGTCGGCCATTTCTCGGTCGGGTTCTTTGCGTTCGGCATTCTCGAATACCTGCTCAGCCGCAACGCGATGAGCCGAACGCTCGCGTGTCTCTTTGCCATATTCGCGATCGGCTTCGTCGCGATGTCGTACGAGCTGATCGAGTGGCTATACGCGGCGTACGGCGGGAATGCTGCCGCGGGCGCGAACTTCCTCGGCAGTCAGGGCGACGTCTGGGACACGCAGAAGGACATGCTCATGGACACCCTCGGCGCCATCGCGACGGTAGTCCTCTTTCTCGTCGTGCGAAGGCCACGACCGCAACGCATCGATGCCTAA
- a CDS encoding HIT family protein has product MSDCIFCRILAGDLPGSFVYRDERCAAFMDIQPVNAGHLLVVPVRHAAYLADNDSGIAADLMRVGHAAAAALRASGLPCEGVNFFLADGEAAMQEIFHVHLHVFPRFRGDGFGLRFSPEYYTRRPARAELDATAATLSPLVER; this is encoded by the coding sequence ATGAGCGATTGCATATTTTGCCGCATACTTGCGGGCGATCTTCCTGGAAGCTTCGTGTATCGTGACGAGCGGTGCGCCGCGTTCATGGACATTCAACCCGTCAACGCCGGTCATCTGCTCGTCGTGCCCGTTCGTCATGCGGCCTATCTCGCCGACAACGACAGCGGCATCGCCGCCGACCTGATGCGCGTCGGCCACGCGGCTGCCGCAGCGCTTCGCGCGAGCGGGCTGCCGTGCGAAGGAGTGAACTTCTTTCTCGCCGACGGCGAGGCGGCAATGCAGGAGATCTTCCACGTGCACCTGCACGTCTTTCCGCGCTTCCGCGGCGATGGGTTCGGGCTCAGGTTCAGTCCCGAGTACTACACGCGCCGTCCGGCGCGCGCCGAGCTGGACGCGACCGCAGCAACGCTCTCGCCTCTCGTCGAACGATAA
- a CDS encoding peptidoglycan recognition family protein — MRSFRNSLGLFVAIACAMVHAPYAVSQSAVPQPRIIPRAQWQSQPALGYVADAIRRNEPPGRTLVFHDLSITVLGTSPDTNHATHVGSARLQLRSGNSQEERAAREGEAFNWHDYHVAIVAIYAKGELGGGLVALEVATVASLPSVVASSRVAGGAEMRLRVPQRITSITLHHEGSPGPLRPQDDPVAKLRGLQSWGARDRNWWDVPYHFLIDLDGKIYEGRDWHYMGETNTTYDPTGHLLISILGNYNLQEPTQAQLDAIANLMAWAVKRFDVPLDSIRGHYQYAQTNCPGKNLRKYLEDGTFRRMVKARLE, encoded by the coding sequence ATGAGATCATTCCGAAATTCGCTCGGACTCTTCGTCGCCATCGCGTGCGCGATGGTTCACGCTCCGTACGCCGTATCGCAATCGGCGGTACCGCAGCCGAGGATCATTCCGCGCGCGCAGTGGCAGTCGCAGCCGGCACTGGGCTACGTCGCCGACGCCATCCGCCGCAACGAACCGCCGGGCCGCACGCTCGTCTTTCACGATCTGTCGATCACAGTCCTCGGCACGTCGCCCGACACGAATCACGCGACACACGTCGGTAGCGCACGCCTGCAACTTCGGTCCGGCAACTCGCAGGAGGAGCGCGCTGCGCGCGAGGGAGAAGCCTTCAATTGGCACGACTACCACGTCGCGATCGTAGCGATCTACGCGAAGGGCGAGCTGGGCGGAGGTCTCGTGGCACTCGAGGTCGCGACCGTCGCCTCACTCCCGTCTGTCGTCGCGTCATCGCGCGTCGCTGGTGGCGCGGAGATGCGGCTCCGCGTTCCGCAGCGGATCACCAGCATAACGCTGCATCATGAAGGGAGTCCGGGACCACTGCGTCCCCAGGACGATCCCGTCGCCAAGCTGCGCGGCCTGCAGTCGTGGGGCGCGCGAGATCGGAACTGGTGGGACGTGCCGTACCACTTCCTGATCGATCTCGACGGCAAGATCTACGAGGGTCGCGACTGGCACTACATGGGCGAGACCAACACGACGTACGATCCAACCGGGCACCTTCTCATCAGCATCCTTGGCAACTACAACCTTCAGGAGCCGACACAGGCGCAGCTCGATGCGATCGCCAATCTCATGGCGTGGGCGGTGAAACGGTTCGACGTGCCGCTCGACAGCATCCGTGGACACTATCAGTATGCGCAGACGAATTGCCCCGGGAAGAATCTCCGGAAATATCTGGAGGACGGAACGTTCCGGAGGATGGTGAAAGCACGGCTCGAGTAG
- a CDS encoding GNAT family N-acetyltransferase: MSEFDAPSGWRDRRVARKEVQCILRDGFARAATADEQLVGWAGALPEYHGHVWELHPVVVHRDHRQRGIGRALVEAIEHEIQRRGARTLTLGTDDDAVMTSVGGVELYPDVVGHLRELRDLDRRHPFLFYQRLGFVVTGIMPDANGPGRPDIYMSKRVAGASIGHVDDR, translated from the coding sequence GTGTCGGAATTCGATGCACCGAGTGGGTGGCGCGATCGGCGCGTCGCTCGTAAGGAGGTCCAATGCATTCTGCGAGATGGATTCGCTCGCGCCGCGACCGCGGACGAGCAACTCGTTGGTTGGGCTGGCGCCTTACCTGAATATCACGGCCACGTATGGGAACTACATCCGGTCGTCGTCCACCGCGATCATCGACAGCGTGGTATTGGTCGCGCTCTTGTCGAAGCCATCGAGCACGAGATCCAGCGACGCGGCGCGCGCACGCTAACACTCGGCACAGACGACGATGCGGTCATGACGTCGGTCGGCGGGGTCGAGCTCTATCCCGACGTGGTCGGGCACCTCCGCGAACTACGGGACTTAGATCGGCGGCATCCTTTCTTGTTCTATCAGCGTCTAGGGTTCGTGGTGACGGGGATCATGCCGGACGCGAATGGACCTGGTAGGCCGGACATCTACATGTCCAAGCGGGTAGCGGGGGCCTCGATCGGCCACGTGGATGACCGCTAG
- a CDS encoding ABC transporter permease: MNRFYRALLRLHPTSFREDYQAELLRTHEDQVRDHGRFGAIVATVADVVPNAIAAHWEVLGQDIRYAMRSLSGSRGFAVATILVTALGVGANAATFSIADFVLVRPLPFPQPDAVVRLCEASKGDRGWGCMNQLSPASYRDVREQSRSFAALGAFTGRSVNLVGAGDPIRVNGALVTSNLLPLLGVPPLYGRLFDSTGTGDSDAQTVVIGFGLWQSQFAGDPGVVGRKVSFDGTPYVVIGVMPPHFIFPTADNQVWMPLVLRPDDYTDRGNSYLDGVGRLKAGVTFEQARLELAALADRMNREHPDAYKDLAFSFFRQRDQMSPRYRLILLTLCGASLCMLLLTCANLANLSLARAAGRERELAVRAALGAGRERLVRQMLTESVLLALIGGIAGAVVAAAAVPLLSQLVPSTLPIATKPTVDVRVFVFAATFATLTGLGFGLLPALRAGSKTGFVALREGTRSGARRQRLRTALVAIEVAVSVVLLISSGLLIRAVWRVREISPGFTTDHVLTLRTTLPSPRYDDSVRRADFYDRVLTGVRALPGVQNAAYTSGLPTVLTGGIARVLLPGEVDRRDGSQNVSLRIVSSQFYKTLGIPLRRGRDISERDTPDRPLVAVVSESFVHQRWPNDDPIGKTFDVRDQRRSVVGVVGDIKVRGLERESEPQLYLPIHQIPPQTGDLYLPKDLLVHSSTPPVAQLAAIRDIVRRVDPEQPLSDVRMFSDVLAYQTVDRRTQVNVLGALALLALILSGVGIHGLLSFTVAQRDREIGVRLALGAERAAVARMIVSEGVRMAVIGVVPGVLIAYLAARAMSALLFGVSAGDPVTIGTAALVCFATAALGCVRPAFRAARIDPISALRSDY; encoded by the coding sequence GTGAATCGCTTCTATCGCGCGCTGCTCCGCCTGCATCCGACGTCGTTCCGCGAGGACTATCAAGCCGAGCTCCTTCGGACGCACGAGGATCAGGTGCGCGATCATGGGAGGTTCGGGGCCATCGTGGCCACCGTCGCCGACGTGGTGCCGAATGCGATTGCCGCGCACTGGGAAGTGCTCGGTCAGGACATTCGTTATGCAATGCGGTCGCTGAGCGGATCGCGTGGCTTCGCCGTGGCGACTATTCTCGTGACCGCGCTCGGCGTGGGGGCCAACGCGGCAACCTTCTCCATCGCCGATTTCGTGCTCGTACGGCCGTTGCCATTCCCACAGCCCGATGCGGTCGTGAGACTCTGCGAAGCGTCCAAAGGCGACAGAGGTTGGGGCTGCATGAACCAGTTGTCGCCGGCGTCGTACCGCGACGTGCGCGAGCAGAGCCGGTCGTTTGCCGCGTTAGGCGCCTTCACAGGACGCAGCGTGAATCTCGTCGGCGCCGGCGATCCCATCCGCGTCAACGGTGCTCTCGTCACGTCGAACTTGCTGCCGCTGCTCGGCGTGCCACCGCTGTATGGTCGCCTCTTCGATTCTACCGGCACCGGAGATAGCGATGCACAGACGGTAGTCATCGGCTTTGGCTTGTGGCAGTCGCAGTTCGCGGGCGATCCAGGCGTCGTGGGACGGAAAGTGAGCTTCGACGGAACACCCTACGTGGTGATCGGGGTGATGCCGCCGCACTTCATCTTCCCCACTGCGGACAATCAGGTGTGGATGCCGCTCGTGTTGCGTCCGGACGACTATACCGATCGCGGGAACTCGTATCTCGATGGCGTGGGAAGACTGAAGGCCGGCGTGACCTTCGAACAGGCGCGTCTCGAGCTCGCTGCGCTCGCCGACCGGATGAATCGCGAGCATCCCGACGCGTACAAGGATCTCGCTTTCAGCTTCTTTCGCCAGCGCGACCAGATGTCGCCGCGCTATCGACTGATTCTGCTGACGTTGTGCGGTGCGAGCCTGTGCATGCTTCTGCTCACCTGCGCGAATCTCGCCAACTTGTCGCTGGCACGCGCAGCAGGACGCGAGCGCGAGTTGGCGGTGCGCGCCGCACTTGGCGCGGGGCGTGAGCGTCTCGTCAGGCAGATGTTGACGGAGAGCGTGTTGTTGGCGCTGATCGGCGGAATCGCCGGTGCTGTGGTTGCGGCGGCGGCGGTGCCGTTGTTGTCCCAACTCGTTCCGTCCACGCTTCCGATCGCGACGAAGCCGACGGTCGACGTCCGCGTGTTCGTCTTCGCCGCGACCTTCGCGACGCTCACTGGCCTTGGTTTCGGTCTCCTTCCTGCCTTACGAGCGGGAAGTAAGACCGGCTTCGTCGCTTTGCGCGAGGGGACGCGTAGCGGCGCACGCCGGCAGCGGTTGCGCACGGCGCTCGTCGCAATCGAGGTCGCCGTGTCGGTGGTCCTGCTGATCTCGTCGGGCCTACTGATTCGCGCCGTCTGGCGCGTGCGGGAGATCTCTCCGGGGTTCACGACGGATCACGTGTTGACGTTGCGCACGACGCTGCCGAGTCCCAGGTACGACGACTCGGTGCGCCGAGCGGACTTCTACGATCGAGTGCTCACCGGAGTTCGCGCGCTCCCCGGCGTGCAGAATGCTGCATACACGAGCGGTTTGCCGACTGTGCTGACGGGAGGCATCGCGCGCGTGTTGCTGCCTGGAGAAGTCGATCGGCGCGACGGCTCGCAGAACGTGAGTCTTCGCATCGTGTCCTCGCAGTTCTACAAGACGCTCGGCATCCCCTTGCGGCGCGGCCGCGACATCAGCGAAAGGGATACCCCCGATCGGCCGCTGGTCGCGGTGGTGAGCGAATCGTTCGTGCACCAGCGCTGGCCTAACGACGATCCGATCGGCAAGACCTTCGACGTGCGCGACCAGAGGCGGTCGGTCGTCGGCGTCGTCGGCGACATCAAGGTGCGTGGGCTCGAGCGGGAGAGCGAGCCACAGCTCTACCTGCCGATTCATCAGATTCCACCGCAGACCGGCGATCTGTATCTGCCGAAGGACTTGCTGGTCCACTCATCGACACCGCCCGTGGCGCAACTGGCGGCAATTCGCGACATCGTTAGGCGAGTGGATCCCGAGCAGCCGCTCTCGGACGTCCGCATGTTCTCCGACGTCCTGGCGTATCAGACCGTCGATCGGAGGACGCAGGTGAACGTGCTCGGTGCGCTGGCGCTGCTCGCGCTCATTCTGTCCGGTGTCGGCATTCACGGCCTGTTGAGCTTCACGGTGGCGCAGCGCGATCGCGAGATCGGCGTGCGCCTCGCGCTTGGCGCCGAGCGTGCCGCGGTGGCACGCATGATCGTGTCGGAGGGAGTGCGGATGGCGGTGATCGGCGTCGTGCCCGGGGTGCTGATCGCGTATCTCGCCGCGCGCGCGATGAGCGCGCTGCTGTTCGGCGTGTCGGCTGGCGATCCGGTCACGATTGGCACGGCGGCGCTGGTCTGCTTTGCGACGGCGGCGCTCGGCTGCGTGCGGCCCGCATTCCGCGCGGCGCGCATCGATCCGATCTCGGCGCTCAGATCCGACTATTGA
- a CDS encoding helix-turn-helix transcriptional regulator — protein sequence MTTDPTPEELLPLPAATLHILLALAENERHGYAIIQDVEARTDGELRLSAGTLYRSIARMAEQGLIIEIEKRRTRAEDERRRYYRITPLGVAVARAEVRRLSQLVRHARARGLAPRTV from the coding sequence GTGACTACCGACCCGACACCCGAAGAGCTGCTCCCACTCCCCGCCGCCACGCTGCACATCCTGCTCGCGCTCGCCGAGAACGAGCGACACGGCTACGCGATCATCCAGGACGTCGAGGCACGCACCGACGGCGAGCTGCGCCTGAGCGCGGGGACGCTCTACCGCTCCATCGCTCGCATGGCCGAGCAGGGGCTCATCATCGAAATCGAAAAGCGCCGCACACGCGCCGAAGACGAACGGCGACGCTACTATCGCATCACGCCACTCGGCGTCGCCGTCGCGCGCGCCGAAGTGAGGCGTCTGTCGCAACTCGTCCGCCACGCACGCGCGCGCGGCCTTGCGCCGAGGACCGTGTGA
- a CDS encoding nuclear transport factor 2 family protein — protein sequence MTKRVLASIGLAITYSSVARAQVAVADDARRLLSTLYTAIGRGDSTSARSLVADDLIWVVGSNGAIMSKSQLLGAASVPSPVRFEIVSLRAHQYGTTIVADYVRRDHWPLGTSEFTVSWRALAVIVRSSGGSQLVRHTLSWLARPVNAIATDSSDLQPFVGRYQIASGYVDNVHWEAGHLVATASGQTSGARLVPVSVNAFSPDGIGAVITFERDAAGRVVDYVQAYPDGRVIRATRLP from the coding sequence GTGACGAAACGTGTTCTCGCGAGCATCGGCCTCGCCATCACATACAGTTCAGTCGCGCGTGCCCAAGTCGCCGTCGCGGACGATGCGCGCCGCCTGCTTTCCACGCTCTACACGGCAATCGGTCGCGGCGATTCCACGAGCGCGCGTTCGTTAGTCGCCGATGACTTGATCTGGGTTGTTGGCAGCAACGGAGCAATCATGAGCAAGTCACAGTTGCTCGGGGCAGCTTCGGTCCCGAGCCCAGTCCGATTCGAGATCGTCAGCTTGCGAGCGCACCAGTACGGCACCACCATCGTGGCTGACTACGTTCGCCGCGATCATTGGCCACTTGGCACGAGCGAGTTTACCGTCTCCTGGCGTGCACTTGCGGTCATCGTGCGCAGCAGCGGAGGTTCGCAACTAGTTCGTCATACACTTTCCTGGCTTGCGCGACCGGTCAACGCAATCGCAACCGATTCGAGTGACCTCCAACCATTCGTTGGTCGCTACCAAATCGCTTCGGGATACGTCGACAATGTTCATTGGGAAGCTGGCCACCTCGTCGCAACTGCGTCTGGTCAAACGTCCGGCGCGCGTCTTGTGCCGGTCTCAGTGAATGCCTTTAGTCCAGATGGCATCGGAGCCGTCATCACCTTCGAGCGCGATGCCGCCGGGCGCGTCGTCGACTACGTGCAGGCCTATCCTGACGGTCGCGTCATTCGCGCGACCCGTCTGCCATAG
- a CDS encoding septal ring lytic transglycosylase RlpA family protein — translation MPSLLALLRHSVLVAALLAPSTPATLARRVSPASSENGWATFYTKRRAGRRTASGERYDPKALVAAHPTLPFGTQVRVTRIETGKSVVVRIVDRGPSRAERRRGYVIDLSRAAAESLAFVRRGRTRVQLDVIGSAAGAGY, via the coding sequence ATGCCGTCGCTCCTCGCTCTGCTTCGTCACAGCGTGCTCGTCGCCGCGCTGCTCGCCCCGTCAACGCCAGCCACGCTGGCTCGGCGCGTGTCGCCCGCGTCGAGCGAGAACGGCTGGGCGACATTCTACACGAAGCGACGCGCGGGACGGCGAACCGCCTCCGGCGAACGCTACGATCCGAAGGCTTTGGTCGCCGCGCACCCCACGCTTCCTTTCGGAACTCAGGTCCGGGTAACGCGCATCGAGACGGGCAAGTCCGTCGTGGTCCGAATCGTCGATCGCGGGCCATCGCGCGCGGAGCGCCGACGTGGCTACGTTATCGACCTCTCGCGGGCGGCGGCGGAGAGTCTCGCGTTCGTGCGACGGGGTCGCACGCGTGTCCAACTCGACGTCATCGGATCGGCAGCTGGCGCTGGGTACTGA
- a CDS encoding metallopeptidase TldD-related protein, protein MRGLRLGQLERPYFIAYRAYDARSIGASATGGSLLSSGTRHSRNVGPEVRVGDYAFDNTNFMNFGSSGMLMALGGEDFDFGAGSLPLDDSYLEFRRQVWLMTDMAYKHAAETYAEKRAALLNHSRRDSLPDFSRVTPTQTIDTTSVITLDRAEAESLVRALSAVAEFARLDRSSVRIGVDNTDQYLLNSEGTSAFVRRPQFSLTASASTQATDGAPLGASFHVYGHSLKDLPSREELARDIRTLALHLDSLRSAPVLEHYSGPVLFEGRAAAELFAERFAPALVGRRTPQGSADFAAMMDATGRGATPLSDRVRSRVLPNSMTVVDDPTLTTQDGVPLLGTYRVDNDGVPARRTVLIERGIVKQVLTTRVPVRGFLESTGNRRGDGAAPSNIVVTTTNGVSDAELKNRLVTMVKDRGLDYGLIVRELGSGAVNRDDPSAMMSELRGRGAGRLVLLAYRVYPDGREELVRGARLLGVSAESFKDIVAVSGRTTVLHRPTIAMGAFPFSPPMEMLESLGDLAGESLPLASYVVPSLLFEDVSLERSSGEQPRPPLSPPPGR, encoded by the coding sequence ATGCGCGGTCTGCGCCTTGGACAACTCGAGCGGCCGTACTTCATCGCTTATCGGGCGTACGACGCTCGCAGCATCGGCGCATCGGCGACCGGTGGAAGCCTGCTTTCGAGCGGGACGCGTCATAGCCGGAACGTCGGGCCCGAAGTGCGCGTCGGCGACTACGCGTTCGACAATACGAACTTCATGAACTTTGGCTCTAGCGGGATGTTGATGGCCCTCGGAGGCGAGGATTTCGATTTCGGCGCCGGGTCCCTCCCGCTCGACGACAGCTACCTCGAGTTCCGGCGTCAGGTCTGGCTCATGACCGATATGGCGTACAAGCATGCCGCCGAGACCTATGCGGAGAAACGCGCGGCGCTGCTGAACCATTCGCGGCGCGATTCGCTCCCCGACTTCAGCCGGGTGACGCCGACGCAGACGATCGACACGACCTCCGTTATCACTCTCGATCGCGCCGAAGCTGAGTCGCTCGTGCGCGCGTTGTCGGCAGTGGCGGAATTCGCGCGGCTCGATCGGTCCAGCGTGCGCATCGGCGTCGACAATACCGATCAGTATCTGCTCAACAGCGAGGGAACGAGTGCTTTCGTTCGCCGACCGCAGTTCTCTCTGACCGCCTCGGCGTCGACCCAGGCGACCGACGGCGCCCCGCTTGGCGCGTCATTCCATGTGTATGGCCACAGCCTAAAGGACCTGCCGTCACGCGAGGAGCTCGCCCGCGACATCCGTACGCTCGCTCTTCACCTCGACAGCTTGCGCTCCGCGCCCGTGCTCGAGCATTACAGCGGCCCCGTTCTGTTCGAAGGACGTGCAGCGGCGGAGCTCTTCGCTGAGCGCTTTGCGCCCGCGCTGGTCGGACGACGGACGCCGCAGGGCAGCGCGGACTTCGCGGCCATGATGGACGCGACTGGCCGTGGAGCGACACCGCTCAGCGACCGAGTCCGCAGCCGTGTCCTCCCCAACTCGATGACCGTTGTCGATGATCCCACCCTCACCACGCAAGACGGCGTGCCATTGCTCGGGACATATCGCGTTGACAACGACGGCGTCCCGGCGCGGCGCACGGTCCTGATCGAGAGGGGCATTGTGAAGCAAGTGCTCACGACCCGCGTGCCGGTGCGCGGGTTTCTCGAGAGCACGGGCAATCGCCGGGGCGACGGCGCCGCACCGAGCAACATCGTCGTAACGACGACGAACGGCGTGAGCGACGCGGAGCTCAAGAACCGATTGGTCACGATGGTTAAAGACCGTGGCCTCGACTACGGCCTGATTGTGCGCGAGCTCGGGAGTGGCGCCGTCAACCGCGATGATCCGAGCGCGATGATGAGCGAGCTGCGTGGGCGCGGCGCGGGACGTCTCGTCCTCCTGGCCTACCGCGTGTACCCGGATGGTCGCGAGGAGCTGGTCCGCGGCGCGCGGCTGCTGGGTGTGAGCGCCGAGTCGTTCAAGGACATCGTCGCCGTATCGGGCCGCACGACGGTGCTGCACCGTCCAACGATTGCGATGGGTGCCTTTCCTTTCTCGCCACCGATGGAGATGCTCGAATCGTTAGGCGACCTGGCCGGTGAGTCGCTGCCGCTCGCGTCGTACGTCGTGCCGTCGCTGCTCTTCGAAGACGTGTCGCTCGAGCGATCGTCTGGCGAGCAGCCGCGGCCCCCTCTGAGCCCGCCTCCGGGCCGTTGA
- a CDS encoding TldD/PmbA family protein: protein MRFLIVVRSAALALTVLATPQATAQTVDSTTRSGVLAAMRQELARSVATFASQPTPPYFLSYDVTETHSADVRGAFGTITGVQDGRRRALGVDLRVGKPEFDNTHEVASGMPSFGYFQRYALAPVPLGDDTLGIRRVIWYQTDALYKRAVEQLARVKASAQLRVTPEDTSPDFSHEKPVKHYESSVDVRFDRTDWERRIRAYTAAFARYSDIYDGEASLSVEGTTRWYVNSEGSELETSSAYYRLVISAYARAADGMVLPRYESYVAFTPEGLPNDSAVHAAVAKMIEDLHALKQAPVISAATAPAILSGRASGVFFHEVFGHRVEGHRQKSEEEAQTFKGKIGERLLPSDLSVYFDPTQQRLGNTELAGYYQYDDEGVAAHRVDVVRNGVFSGFLMSRSPIAGFTHSNGHGRRQPGLPAVARQSNLVVTSSKPVTHEQLKRMLIAEIKRQGKPFGLIFDDIEGGFTLTTRFTPNAFEVMPIMVYRVFPNGREELVRGVDLVGTPLIAFSRIVAADDQVRVFNGVCGAESGWVPVSASSPAILISQIEVQRKEKAQSKPPILPPPGAVP from the coding sequence ATGCGATTTCTCATAGTCGTCAGGTCAGCTGCGCTTGCACTGACCGTGCTAGCCACGCCCCAGGCGACGGCGCAGACCGTCGACTCCACGACGCGTTCTGGCGTACTCGCCGCGATGCGGCAGGAGCTTGCCCGCTCGGTCGCCACCTTCGCGTCACAACCGACGCCGCCCTATTTCCTGAGCTACGACGTCACCGAGACGCACTCGGCCGATGTCCGTGGCGCGTTCGGCACGATCACCGGCGTCCAGGACGGCCGACGCCGTGCGCTCGGCGTCGATCTTCGCGTGGGGAAGCCCGAGTTCGACAACACCCATGAAGTGGCGAGTGGGATGCCGTCCTTTGGCTACTTCCAGCGGTACGCGCTCGCTCCCGTGCCGTTGGGCGACGACACGCTCGGCATTCGGCGCGTCATCTGGTACCAGACCGACGCGCTCTACAAACGTGCGGTCGAGCAACTCGCGCGGGTGAAGGCGAGCGCGCAGCTTCGCGTCACGCCCGAGGATACGTCGCCCGATTTCTCCCACGAGAAGCCGGTGAAACATTACGAGTCGTCCGTCGACGTTCGTTTCGACCGCACCGACTGGGAGAGACGCATCCGCGCGTACACCGCCGCCTTCGCCCGATACAGCGACATCTACGACGGCGAAGCCTCGCTATCCGTCGAGGGGACGACACGCTGGTACGTCAACAGTGAAGGCTCCGAGCTCGAGACGTCATCTGCCTATTACCGATTGGTGATCTCGGCCTACGCGCGCGCTGCCGACGGAATGGTCCTGCCACGCTACGAGTCCTACGTCGCGTTCACGCCCGAGGGGCTGCCTAACGATAGCGCGGTGCACGCGGCGGTGGCCAAGATGATCGAGGACCTCCACGCGCTCAAGCAAGCGCCTGTCATTTCGGCCGCTACCGCGCCCGCGATTCTGTCGGGACGGGCCAGCGGCGTGTTCTTCCACGAAGTCTTCGGTCATCGCGTCGAAGGACATCGCCAGAAGAGCGAGGAGGAGGCACAGACCTTCAAGGGAAAGATCGGCGAGCGACTCTTGCCCAGCGACCTGTCGGTGTATTTCGACCCGACGCAGCAACGGTTAGGCAACACCGAGCTCGCCGGCTACTACCAGTACGATGATGAGGGCGTGGCGGCGCATCGCGTCGATGTCGTGCGGAACGGCGTGTTCTCGGGCTTTCTCATGTCACGCTCGCCGATCGCCGGCTTCACTCATTCGAATGGACATGGGCGGCGCCAGCCGGGTTTGCCCGCCGTCGCGCGGCAATCGAATCTCGTCGTCACGTCGTCGAAGCCCGTCACGCACGAACAGCTCAAGCGCATGCTCATCGCCGAGATCAAGCGACAGGGCAAGCCATTCGGTCTGATCTTCGACGACATCGAGGGCGGCTTCACACTGACGACGCGCTTCACGCCGAACGCCTTCGAGGTCATGCCGATCATGGTCTATCGTGTCTTTCCGAATGGGCGCGAAGAGCTGGTTCGCGGGGTCGATCTCGTCGGGACGCCGCTGATCGCGTTCAGCCGCATCGTCGCCGCCGACGATCAGGTCCGTGTCTTCAACGGCGTCTGCGGTGCCGAGTCGGGATGGGTGCCAGTCTCCGCGTCGTCACCCGCCATTCTCATCTCGCAGATCGAGGTGCAACGGAAAGAGAAAGCGCAGAGCAAGCCGCCGATTCTGCCGCCGCCGGGAGCCGTGCCATGA